One Ignavibacterium sp. DNA segment encodes these proteins:
- the cas2 gene encoding CRISPR-associated endonuclease Cas2, producing the protein MMVVVSYDVSTTTKSGKKRLKKVADTCLNFGIRAQNSVFECIIDPAQWEVLKNELLTIFKEDEDSLRFYYLGSNYQRRIESFGKSKNLNIDDTLIL; encoded by the coding sequence ATGATGGTAGTAGTAAGCTATGATGTTTCTACAACAACAAAAAGCGGTAAAAAGAGATTAAAAAAAGTAGCCGATACTTGTTTGAATTTTGGCATAAGAGCACAGAATTCTGTGTTTGAATGTATTATTGATCCGGCACAATGGGAAGTATTGAAAAACGAGTTATTAACAATATTTAAAGAAGATGAAGATAGTCTAAGGTTTTACTATCTCGGCTCCAATTATCAAAGACGAATTGAAAGCTTCGGAAAAAGTAAAAATCTTAATATTGACGACACATTAATTTTATGA
- the cas1c gene encoding type I-C CRISPR-associated endonuclease Cas1c, with translation MKKHLNTLYITSDDAFVHKERETFIVELKDSEGNSKKAFQAPIHTIENIVCFGFKALTPQLMAFCAENNVGVSYLTETGKFLAKVYGAQKGNVLLRKAQYAISDNEFESLKIAKPIIAAKVSNYRYLLLRHQRNHPENISDEVINSADILGSRLKNIKEAETLDELRGYEGECANIYFNILSDLITSQKEDFIFTKRSKRPPLDPANALLSFLYSILANDVRSALETVGLDPQVGFLHQLRPGRPSLALDIMEEFRAYLGDRVMLNLINLKQVNIRDFEIRESGEVRMSDNARKELLTAYQKRKQEEITHPFLGEKMTIGLLPHIQAQLLARYIRGDMENYPPFYLK, from the coding sequence ATGAAAAAACATCTTAACACGTTATACATCACTTCTGATGATGCATTTGTACATAAAGAGCGCGAAACATTTATTGTTGAATTAAAAGACTCGGAAGGAAACAGCAAAAAAGCATTTCAGGCTCCAATTCACACGATTGAAAATATTGTTTGTTTTGGTTTCAAAGCTCTTACTCCACAGCTTATGGCTTTCTGTGCGGAGAATAACGTAGGCGTAAGCTATCTTACAGAAACTGGAAAGTTCTTGGCAAAGGTTTATGGTGCGCAAAAAGGAAATGTCCTTCTTCGAAAAGCTCAATATGCAATATCAGATAACGAATTTGAATCACTGAAAATTGCAAAGCCAATAATTGCAGCTAAAGTTTCAAACTACAGATATCTTCTTTTACGCCATCAGCGTAATCATCCTGAAAATATTTCTGATGAAGTAATCAACTCTGCAGACATACTCGGCAGCAGATTAAAAAATATTAAAGAAGCAGAAACTCTTGACGAACTACGCGGTTATGAAGGAGAATGTGCAAATATATATTTCAATATTTTATCAGATTTAATTACATCTCAAAAAGAAGATTTTATATTTACCAAAAGATCAAAGCGTCCGCCTCTTGATCCAGCGAATGCGCTGCTCTCTTTTTTATATTCGATTCTTGCAAATGATGTACGCTCAGCGTTAGAAACGGTTGGTTTAGATCCGCAGGTCGGATTTCTTCATCAGCTTAGACCAGGAAGACCGAGCCTTGCACTGGATATTATGGAAGAGTTCAGAGCTTATCTTGGTGACCGGGTAATGCTGAACCTGATAAATCTTAAACAGGTAAACATAAGAGATTTTGAAATCAGGGAATCGGGCGAAGTAAGAATGTCTGATAATGCAAGAAAAGAATTGCTAACAGCATATCAAAAAAGAAAGCAGGAAGAAATCACTCATCCGTTTCTCGGCGAAAAGATGACAATAGGTTTACTGCCACACATACAAGCCCAATTGCTTGCAAGATATATCAGAGGCGATATGGAAAATTATCCACCATTTTATTTAAAGTGA
- the cas4 gene encoding CRISPR-associated protein Cas4: MFTEDDFIMISALQHYVYCPRQCGLIHVDDVWQENLFTVRGDILHQKVDTDTYETRGSVKTVRGLRIHSFKYGLVGRCDVVEFHSKKSKNNSGIITGALNKEKVLDNIIVLPVEFKSGEPKEDISDKVQLCAQVFCLEEMLNTQIKEGAFFYGKIRRRNLIEINNELRTQTENIISAVRKIVESKIIPAAVYEQKCRNCSLQTICQPKAMNKTKLQNYIKELYSI; this comes from the coding sequence ATGTTCACAGAAGACGATTTTATAATGATCAGTGCATTACAGCACTATGTTTATTGCCCCCGCCAATGCGGACTGATACATGTTGATGATGTTTGGCAGGAAAATCTTTTTACTGTAAGAGGCGATATCTTACATCAAAAAGTTGATACCGATACTTATGAAACAAGAGGAAGTGTAAAAACAGTCCGCGGGTTAAGAATTCACTCATTTAAATATGGACTTGTCGGCAGGTGCGATGTTGTTGAATTCCATTCAAAGAAGTCCAAAAATAATTCCGGAATTATTACGGGAGCTTTGAATAAAGAGAAAGTACTGGATAACATAATTGTTTTACCTGTTGAATTTAAGTCAGGTGAACCAAAAGAAGATATCAGTGATAAAGTTCAGCTTTGTGCACAGGTATTTTGTTTAGAAGAAATGTTAAACACACAAATAAAAGAAGGGGCTTTCTTTTATGGAAAAATCCGAAGAAGAAACTTAATTGAAATAAATAATGAGCTTAGAACTCAAACCGAAAATATTATTTCGGCTGTAAGAAAAATTGTAGAATCAAAAATAATTCCGGCAGCCGTATATGAACAAAAATGCAGGAATTGTTCTCTTCAGACAATCTGTCAGCCAAAAGCCATGAATAAAACCAAACTGCAGAATTATATTAAGGAATTATATTCGATATGA
- the tnpA gene encoding IS200/IS605 family transposase produces the protein MANTYTQIYLHLVFAVQNRISLIQASWKNELFKYITGIVRNNDHKLIAINGMPDHLHIAIGYKPHQLIPDLLQDIKGNSSKWINEQKLVNGHFNWQSGYGAFSFSNSQIDSVVKYINNQEIHHRRKTFREEYIDMLKKYEVSYNEKYVLIDVK, from the coding sequence ATGGCCAATACATATACGCAAATATATCTTCATCTTGTTTTTGCTGTACAAAACAGAATATCGCTGATTCAAGCTTCGTGGAAAAATGAATTATTCAAATATATTACCGGAATAGTCAGAAATAACGATCATAAATTAATTGCAATAAATGGAATGCCCGATCATTTACATATTGCAATTGGATACAAACCACATCAACTTATTCCGGATTTATTACAGGACATAAAAGGCAATTCATCAAAATGGATAAACGAGCAAAAACTCGTTAATGGTCATTTTAACTGGCAATCTGGTTACGGCGCCTTTTCTTTTTCGAATTCACAAATTGATTCTGTTGTTAAATATATAAATAATCAGGAAATACATCATAGGAGAAAAACATTTAGGGAAGAATATATTGATATGTTAAAAAAATATGAGGTGTCATACAATGAAAAATATGTTTTGATTGATGTTAAATGA
- the cas7c gene encoding type I-C CRISPR-associated protein Cas7/Csd2 encodes MEPIKNRYDFVLYFDVKDGNPNGDPDAGNLPRIDAETGNGLVTDVCIKRKVRNYVLMTREEKSPYDIFIKEKAVLNTLIDKAHEDDEVSKKEKGDKTEAARMWMCKKYFDIRTFGAVMSTGKNAGQVRGPIQLTFARSVDAIVALEHTITRIAKTTEERSETGGSEMGRKYTVPYGLYRAHGFISAHLANDTKFSEDDLNLFWEALQKMFEEDHSAARGEMNTRKIIAFKHKTALGSKPAHELFARVTHKKLVEAPARDYSDYEIYLDGKTFSETFRVIDVD; translated from the coding sequence ATGGAACCAATTAAAAATCGCTACGACTTTGTTCTTTACTTCGATGTAAAAGACGGCAACCCAAACGGTGATCCGGATGCAGGTAATTTACCACGCATTGATGCAGAAACTGGTAACGGCTTAGTAACTGATGTTTGTATTAAAAGAAAAGTTAGGAATTATGTTTTGATGACAAGAGAAGAAAAATCACCTTATGATATTTTTATCAAAGAAAAAGCAGTACTCAATACCCTAATTGATAAAGCGCACGAAGATGACGAAGTAAGTAAGAAAGAAAAAGGAGATAAAACAGAGGCTGCAAGAATGTGGATGTGTAAAAAATATTTTGATATAAGAACCTTTGGAGCCGTAATGAGTACAGGTAAAAATGCAGGGCAAGTTCGTGGTCCAATACAGTTAACTTTTGCGCGTTCTGTCGACGCAATCGTTGCACTCGAACATACCATTACCCGTATTGCCAAAACAACTGAAGAAAGATCTGAAACAGGAGGCTCGGAAATGGGGCGCAAATATACAGTACCATATGGTTTATATAGAGCACACGGATTTATTTCTGCTCACCTTGCAAACGACACTAAATTTTCTGAAGATGATCTGAATTTATTTTGGGAAGCATTGCAGAAAATGTTCGAAGAAGACCACTCTGCTGCACGTGGTGAAATGAATACAAGAAAGATAATTGCATTCAAACACAAAACCGCGTTAGGCAGTAAACCAGCACACGAGCTTTTTGCGCGTGTTACCCACAAAAAATTAGTAGAAGCTCCGGCAAGAGATTATTCAGATTATGAAATATATCTCGATGGGAAAACATTTTCGGAAACATTTAGGGTTATTGATGTGGATTGA
- the cas8c gene encoding type I-C CRISPR-associated protein Cas8c/Csd1, which produces MILKALYDYYERKASDAKSNIAPEGWEWKEIPYVIVINNEGKFVAIEDTREGEGKKKRAKKFLVPQTVKRTVGINANLLWDNIEYALGANPRNRSDINERFSLFKKRIKDEIDINNFLNVRTLLFFLENNPVLQIENSDYSQVWNQIIEENPFIVFKIDGSAHSCICDDLRGALKIITSQTGNGVCLLTGEVNTEVERLHPAVKGVRGGNTQGGALISFNLSSFNSYGKTQNFNAPIGKRGAFAYTTALNVLLGKDSKNKITIADSTIVFWSEKKTEDMNPEEIFPWVIAVQKTEKDNPDAGVDKIEKFIQSIFTGTYQQAKTNHFFVLGLSPNAARISVRFWKAPSVEDFGLNIKKHFDDFEIIRGPKEARYLSLYQILSATALQYKMENVPPNIVGRVIESIIDGTPYPQSLLQQCIRRIRAEQNVNRARAAIIKAYFNRLNRTQKQNKKEITMSLDLNNKDTAYRIGRLFAALEKIQEEANPGINATIRDRFYGAASASPVTVFPRLLSLKNSHLKKLSEGRKTNFEKLIGEIVNEIKSFPSNLSLNDQANFAVGYYHQRQDFFTKKSDKEDSNNNN; this is translated from the coding sequence AAAAAAATTTTTAGTTCCACAAACTGTGAAGCGAACAGTTGGAATAAATGCTAATTTGCTATGGGATAATATTGAGTATGCTCTAGGGGCAAATCCAAGAAATCGAAGTGATATAAATGAAAGATTTAGTCTCTTTAAAAAAAGAATTAAAGATGAAATAGATATAAATAATTTTCTGAATGTTAGGACTTTATTGTTTTTCCTTGAAAATAATCCGGTTTTGCAGATTGAAAATTCTGATTATTCTCAGGTATGGAATCAAATTATTGAAGAAAACCCTTTTATTGTTTTTAAGATTGATGGTTCTGCTCATAGTTGTATCTGCGATGATTTAAGAGGTGCACTTAAAATAATAACTTCTCAAACAGGTAATGGCGTATGTTTATTAACCGGCGAAGTGAATACAGAGGTTGAGCGACTTCATCCAGCCGTGAAAGGTGTTCGGGGAGGGAATACACAAGGTGGAGCTCTTATCTCATTCAATCTTTCTTCATTTAATTCTTATGGTAAAACTCAAAATTTTAATGCCCCGATAGGAAAGCGTGGTGCATTTGCTTATACGACGGCACTCAATGTTCTGTTAGGAAAAGATTCAAAAAATAAGATTACAATTGCCGATTCAACCATAGTTTTTTGGTCAGAGAAAAAGACTGAAGATATGAATCCGGAAGAAATTTTTCCCTGGGTCATCGCTGTTCAAAAAACAGAAAAGGATAATCCTGATGCAGGCGTAGATAAAATTGAAAAATTTATTCAATCAATTTTTACTGGGACTTATCAACAAGCAAAAACCAATCATTTCTTTGTCCTTGGTCTATCACCAAATGCTGCAAGAATATCTGTCCGTTTCTGGAAAGCGCCATCAGTTGAAGACTTTGGATTAAACATAAAAAAACATTTTGATGACTTTGAAATTATCCGAGGACCAAAAGAAGCCAGGTATCTAAGTTTATATCAAATCCTTTCGGCAACAGCGCTACAATACAAAATGGAAAATGTACCTCCAAACATTGTCGGAAGAGTTATAGAAAGTATAATTGATGGAACCCCCTACCCTCAATCCTTACTTCAACAATGTATTAGAAGAATCAGAGCAGAGCAAAATGTAAATCGTGCTCGTGCCGCAATTATAAAAGCATATTTCAATCGATTAAATAGAACTCAAAAACAAAATAAAAAGGAGATTACTATGTCACTCGATCTTAACAATAAGGATACCGCATATCGCATCGGTCGGCTATTTGCTGCTTTAGAAAAAATACAGGAAGAAGCTAACCCCGGAATAAACGCAACGATTAGAGACAGATTTTATGGTGCTGCCTCAGCAAGTCCAGTTACTGTATTCCCACGTCTTTTAAGTTTAAAAAACTCTCATCTAAAAAAACTGAGCGAGGGAAGGAAAACTAATTTCGAGAAGCTCATTGGTGAAATCGTAAATGAAATTAAATCATTTCCATCCAATCTTTCGCTTAATGATCAAGCAAATTTTGCAGTTGGGTATTATCACCAAAGACAAGATTTCTTTACTAAGAAATCAGATAAAGAAGATTCAAACAATAATAATTAA